One region of Limnospira fusiformis SAG 85.79 genomic DNA includes:
- a CDS encoding HepT-like ribonuclease domain-containing protein — MRKPEERLQDILDAIEAIERYVSQGRSAFEDQELVQVWIVHHLQIIGEAANDIPHELTALYPQVPWVQIIAFRNIIVHEYLRLSLNLVWSIVVNDLPRLKVQVIQILSEVGEGGDH, encoded by the coding sequence ATGAGAAAACCAGAGGAGCGCTTACAGGATATTTTAGATGCTATTGAGGCGATCGAGCGATATGTAAGCCAAGGGAGGAGTGCTTTTGAGGATCAAGAATTAGTTCAAGTTTGGATTGTTCATCATTTACAAATTATTGGAGAAGCAGCCAATGATATACCGCATGAGTTAACTGCTCTGTATCCACAAGTTCCTTGGGTACAAATTATTGCATTCAGAAATATTATTGTTCATGAGTATTTACGCTTGTCTTTGAATTTGGTTTGGTCAATTGTTGTTAATGATTTACCGAGGCTGAAAGTTCAGGTTATTCAAATATTGTCAGAAGTTGGTGAAGGGGGCGATCACTGA
- a CDS encoding type II toxin-antitoxin system PemK/MazF family toxin: MQKKRPCVMISPDEMNLYIATVIIAPMTTKGKAYPTGISCQFQGTV, encoded by the coding sequence ATTCAGAAAAAACGACCCTGTGTGATGATCTCACCGGATGAAATGAACCTTTATATTGCCACGGTGATTATTGCACCAATGACGACAAAAGGGAAAGCCTACCCGACGGGAATTTCCTGCCAGTTTCAGGGTACAGTTTGA
- a CDS encoding NACHT domain-containing protein, with protein MAQFTQPTLVDYLENWLKSAGVEGAIASVQDHKENLWLLMDGLDEMVARIERLHVSQFLTGWVGLARAIVSCRVNVWESDKNAFSGFDVYRNLPFQSEQMETFIRRFFAQSD; from the coding sequence TTGGCACAATTTACCCAACCGACCCTAGTAGATTATCTGGAAAACTGGCTGAAGTCGGCGGGAGTTGAAGGAGCGATCGCTTCTGTCCAAGACCATAAAGAGAATCTCTGGTTATTGATGGATGGGTTGGATGAAATGGTAGCCCGGATTGAGCGGCTCCATGTGTCCCAGTTCTTAACCGGGTGGGTGGGGTTAGCAAGGGCGATCGTCTCTTGTCGGGTGAATGTTTGGGAATCCGATAAAAATGCCTTTTCCGGGTTTGATGTATATCGGAATTTACCCTTTCAGTCCGAGCAGATGGAAACCTTTATCCGGCGATTCTTTGCCCAGAGTGATTAA
- a CDS encoding type II toxin-antitoxin system HicB family antitoxin: protein MKLTVTLDRDEDGVWVVECPSIPGCVSQGQTRAEALENIRDAIIACLEVRAERGLPLTIETCQVEVMA, encoded by the coding sequence ATGAAGTTGACTGTAACACTTGACCGTGACGAAGATGGAGTTTGGGTTGTAGAGTGTCCCAGCATTCCGGGTTGTGTCAGCCAAGGTCAAACGAGGGCAGAAGCTCTAGAAAATATCAGAGATGCAATTATCGCTTGCCTTGAAGTTCGTGCAGAACGTGGGCTACCCCTAACGATTGAAACCTGCCAAGTAGAGGTAATGGCGTAA
- a CDS encoding type II toxin-antitoxin system VapC family toxin, producing MKYLYDTNIFIDYLADEAAILPFFSESFIRQNEVIISCIVRIELLSFPELSNEEEAVITDLLMQFEQVPLLPQIEDRTIQLRRHNRLKLPDALIAATALHCSACVMTRNVDDFKRVPELTLCNPFEGVKEGNDTD from the coding sequence GTGAAATATCTCTACGACACCAACATATTTATTGACTACTTGGCTGACGAAGCAGCAATCTTGCCATTTTTCTCAGAATCATTTATCAGACAAAATGAGGTGATTATTTCCTGCATTGTGCGAATTGAGTTGCTGAGTTTCCCAGAATTATCCAATGAGGAAGAAGCGGTCATTACTGATTTGTTGATGCAGTTTGAACAAGTCCCCCTACTGCCCCAAATTGAAGATCGCACCATTCAATTACGGCGACATAACCGCCTCAAACTTCCCGATGCCCTGATTGCGGCAACTGCATTGCACTGCTCTGCTTGTGTGATGACTAGAAATGTGGATGACTTCAAGCGCGTACCTGAGTTAACATTATGTAATCCCTTTGAAGGGGTGAAGGAGGGTAATGATACAGATTAA
- a CDS encoding Uma2 family endonuclease, which produces MIAAKEKGRYFTPEEYFIWEEQQLEKHELIDGRVYGMTGGTRNHSDVAGNFLAIIKPHLRGSGCKTYNSDCRVNVLNTDNYIYPDLSVTCDQRDNSSAQYITYPCLIVEVLSPSTEAYDRGKKFEMYRQNPNLVDYVLASSEEMAIDMYHKNEAGDWLILSYRPGDVVELKSIGLSVAIEEFYEEVVFEPSSNAV; this is translated from the coding sequence ATGATCGCAGCCAAAGAAAAAGGGCGCTACTTTACGCCGGAGGAGTATTTTATTTGGGAGGAGCAACAACTCGAAAAGCATGAGTTAATCGATGGTCGCGTGTATGGGATGACGGGTGGTACCAGAAATCATAGTGATGTGGCTGGTAACTTTTTAGCGATTATCAAGCCTCATCTCCGAGGCAGTGGTTGTAAAACCTACAATTCTGATTGTCGCGTAAATGTTCTCAACACTGACAACTATATCTATCCAGATCTGAGTGTTACCTGCGATCAGAGAGACAATTCTAGCGCCCAATACATTACCTATCCCTGTCTAATTGTCGAGGTTTTATCCCCCAGCACTGAGGCTTATGACCGGGGCAAGAAGTTTGAAATGTACCGCCAAAATCCGAATTTGGTGGATTATGTATTAGCTAGTTCCGAGGAGATGGCGATCGATATGTATCACAAAAACGAGGCGGGGGATTGGTTAATTCTGAGCTATCGACCGGGCGATGTTGTGGAGCTAAAAAGTATTGGATTAAGTGTGGCGATAGAGGAGTTTTACGAAGAGGTTGTGTTTGAGCCATCGTCTAATGCGGTTTAG
- a CDS encoding type II toxin-antitoxin system HicB family antitoxin → MKITAIIHPAEEGGYWAEVPALPGCITEGDTIEEVRQNLQDAVQGWLTVANNSLNKIEPT, encoded by the coding sequence ATGAAAATTACAGCAATTATTCATCCAGCAGAAGAAGGTGGCTATTGGGCAGAAGTTCCGGCACTTCCGGGTTGTATTACCGAGGGAGATACTATAGAAGAGGTTCGGCAAAATTTACAAGATGCTGTTCAGGGGTGGCTCACTGTTGCGAATAATAGCCTAAACAAAATAGAGCCAACATAG
- a CDS encoding nucleotidyltransferase family protein, translating to MISDLKEKPNLNLLRQKREDILAIAQKHGAKNVRIFGSVARGEADEDSDIDFLIDYDLEKITPWFPAGLLLDLENLLQRKVDVATVDMLKARIKDRVLSEAIAL from the coding sequence ATGATCAGTGACCTAAAAGAAAAACCCAATCTTAATTTACTACGACAAAAACGTGAGGACATTCTCGCTATTGCTCAAAAACACGGAGCAAAGAATGTAAGGATTTTTGGCTCTGTGGCGCGAGGTGAGGCTGATGAGGATAGTGATATTGATTTCTTGATTGACTACGACCTAGAAAAAATTACCCCTTGGTTTCCTGCGGGTTTATTGCTCGATTTGGAGAATTTACTCCAGCGTAAGGTGGATGTGGCTACGGTGGATATGCTGAAAGCCCGCATTAAGGATCGAGTTTTAAGTGAGGCGATCGCTTTATGA
- a CDS encoding HNH endonuclease, with the protein MDRPWISEQIQATVRQRAKGLCEYCHASEQWQYVQFTIDHIIPLAERGSSDLNNLALACFHCNRRKGRYQEAIDPESEQKVALFHPRQDRWLDHFRWSDDCLRIMGITPTGRATVAALALNRERILAIRAADYEIGRHPPLDDRELVLLYWQIGREILARQAQEGWGAKVITPLLARYQQELPQELRAVLPSVAQLEMALNEITEVGGGANDQ; encoded by the coding sequence ATGGATCGTCCCTGGATTTCTGAACAGATACAAGCAACGGTTAGGCAACGCGCCAAAGGACTTTGTGAATATTGTCATGCTTCGGAACAGTGGCAATATGTACAATTTACCATCGATCACATTATTCCTTTAGCAGAAAGGGGGTCTAGCGATCTTAATAATTTGGCTCTGGCCTGTTTTCACTGCAATCGTCGGAAAGGACGCTATCAAGAGGCTATTGATCCAGAATCGGAGCAAAAGGTCGCTTTGTTTCATCCCAGACAGGATCGGTGGCTGGATCATTTTCGCTGGTCTGACGATTGTCTAAGGATTATGGGCATTACTCCCACTGGACGAGCAACGGTGGCAGCACTAGCCCTTAATCGGGAACGCATCCTGGCTATTCGAGCCGCCGATTACGAAATTGGGCGACACCCACCCTTGGACGATAGAGAGTTGGTTTTGTTGTATTGGCAAATTGGGCGGGAAATTTTAGCACGGCAGGCTCAGGAGGGCTGGGGCGCAAAGGTGATTACTCCCCTTCTTGCCCGGTATCAGCAGGAGTTACCGCAGGAGTTGCGGGCGGTTTTGCCCAGTGTGGCGCAGTTGGAGATGGCGTTAAATGAAATTACAGAAGTTGGCGGAGGGGCGAATGATCAGTGA
- a CDS encoding Uma2 family endonuclease encodes MIAAKEKGRYFTPEEYFAWEEQQLEKHELIDGRVYAMTGGTQNHSAIKINIVSLIKAHLRGSRCRVFNSDLKVNILDTSNYTYPDLSVTCDDRDREHTQYITYPCLIVEVLSPSTEAYDRGKKFEMYRQNPNLVDYVLASSEEMAIDMYHKNEAGDWLILSYRPGDVVELKSIGFSVAIEEFYEEVVFE; translated from the coding sequence ATGATTGCAGCCAAAGAAAAAGGGCGCTACTTTACGCCGGAGGAGTATTTTGCTTGGGAGGAGCAGCAACTCGAAAAGCATGAGTTAATCGATGGTCGCGTGTATGCGATGACGGGTGGCACGCAAAATCATAGTGCGATCAAAATTAATATCGTCAGCCTCATCAAAGCGCACTTGCGGGGAAGTCGATGTCGAGTTTTTAATTCGGATCTAAAGGTCAATATTCTTGATACCTCTAACTATACTTATCCTGATTTGAGTGTGACTTGTGACGATCGCGATCGTGAGCATACACAATACATTACCTATCCCTGTCTAATTGTCGAGGTTTTATCCCCCAGCACTGAGGCTTATGACCGGGGCAAGAAGTTTGAAATGTACCGCCAAAATCCGAATTTGGTGGATTATGTGTTAGCTAGTTCCGAGGAGATGGCGATCGATATGTATCACAAAAACGAGGCGGGGGATTGGTTAATTCTGAGCTATCGACCCGGCGATGTTGTGGAGCTAAAAAGTATTGGATTCAGTGTGGCGATAGAGGAATTTTACGAAGAGGTTGTCTTCGAGTAG
- a CDS encoding dynamin family protein — MSTDFLQPNLEDLQQDVISLLKKIEELMYRASNLLISDPSGKKYAGFQKEVVDAKKNVEDLELVMAIVAPMKAGKSTIINAIVGQDILPSRASAMTTLPTEIILRSDQAQPVLELKPNTISCLKRTLSTLQQKIQTNGLNQAVTKMAKYPHLTSLIPKIQDGFSIQSEIGGLEGIKQTLTDLNDIVRVCTVLEPLIDPLNQEYFDVPCIYTPFWKATDAGQSKFLGNLVIVDTPGPNEAGENLRLSAVVAEQLRRSSMVLIVLDFTQLNNKAAEEIKRQVEPVVRLLGKENLYVLVNKVDQRTEKDPMTSEKVKQFVIADLGLGESSDAGRVFEVAARWAFCAASFLSEMQHHPNIKKEEMKTARALAEQVFGIDWEEELEDCSLEQLQKKAQRLWKKSGFEPFLENAINVLMESAAPRCIKSALNLSRQRLEELRDDVILRSSAIAKDEEKLRLEVAALEQDLEHLELSRKRLKEVDNIKNHLQKNLEDLLGKLKETAAISLEDYFAKEDYEQANLIQRLDIEARKIFTTPLGSFELFPKWISQRLKNAVELKSSGILEFKSDDEAEEFANGAVAYAKQRAESLLVAVREETIREVEKARSKLMSFLEQETNPIIERARTRLNKSFDITLSLPPPVVDTSDHISVNRPPIRSQTKTIGQGYEEVTVNKRVWWHWLWIIPIDLTEKRKRPDKNVDYYTVSLNELIPEINYSMEASITALEESLNKYLDDDFQQRVDQFFASLDAYLSNYRDSLKQAQEDQQLAAEEKKTLISGLNSIVPEATAQIKKCRTYAESANSLLLRQ, encoded by the coding sequence ATGAGTACAGATTTTCTACAACCAAATCTTGAGGACTTGCAACAAGACGTAATAAGTCTACTTAAGAAAATCGAAGAGTTAATGTATCGTGCCAGTAATCTGTTGATTTCTGACCCTTCAGGTAAGAAGTATGCCGGGTTTCAAAAAGAAGTTGTAGATGCCAAAAAGAATGTAGAAGATCTTGAGTTAGTCATGGCGATCGTTGCTCCTATGAAGGCGGGGAAGTCTACGATTATCAACGCGATTGTTGGACAAGATATATTACCTAGTCGGGCATCAGCCATGACTACGTTACCCACGGAAATTATTCTTCGTTCTGATCAAGCACAGCCAGTTTTAGAGCTGAAGCCAAATACTATTTCATGTTTAAAGAGGACTCTTTCAACTCTACAGCAGAAAATTCAAACAAACGGTCTAAATCAGGCAGTTACCAAAATGGCAAAGTATCCCCATTTAACTTCACTGATTCCGAAAATTCAAGATGGCTTCTCGATTCAGTCTGAGATAGGGGGGTTAGAAGGCATCAAACAAACATTAACGGATTTGAATGACATCGTTCGCGTTTGTACAGTTCTTGAGCCGTTGATAGATCCATTAAATCAAGAATATTTTGACGTTCCCTGCATCTATACTCCTTTCTGGAAAGCCACAGATGCTGGTCAATCTAAATTCTTAGGAAATCTCGTTATTGTTGATACTCCCGGACCTAATGAAGCCGGAGAAAACCTGAGATTGTCTGCGGTTGTAGCAGAGCAATTACGCCGAAGTTCAATGGTTCTAATTGTCCTTGACTTTACACAGTTAAATAACAAAGCAGCAGAGGAAATTAAGCGCCAAGTTGAACCGGTTGTTCGATTGTTAGGGAAAGAGAATTTATATGTTCTTGTCAATAAGGTTGATCAAAGAACTGAAAAAGATCCGATGACATCTGAGAAGGTGAAGCAGTTTGTCATTGCTGATTTGGGATTGGGTGAATCAAGTGATGCAGGAAGGGTGTTTGAGGTAGCCGCCAGATGGGCTTTTTGTGCGGCGAGTTTCCTTTCGGAAATGCAACATCACCCTAATATTAAAAAAGAGGAGATGAAAACTGCAAGAGCTTTAGCAGAGCAAGTTTTTGGGATTGATTGGGAAGAGGAACTTGAAGATTGTTCATTGGAACAATTGCAAAAAAAGGCTCAGAGATTATGGAAGAAGTCCGGTTTTGAGCCCTTCTTGGAGAACGCCATCAATGTTCTCATGGAAAGTGCTGCTCCCAGATGTATCAAATCTGCACTTAATCTTAGCCGTCAACGTTTAGAAGAATTGAGAGATGACGTTATACTAAGAAGTAGTGCCATTGCTAAAGACGAAGAGAAACTCAGGTTAGAAGTGGCAGCGTTGGAGCAAGATCTTGAACATCTTGAACTGAGTCGTAAGCGACTTAAAGAAGTTGATAATATCAAGAATCATCTTCAAAAAAATCTTGAAGACTTACTTGGGAAATTAAAGGAAACAGCAGCCATAAGTCTTGAAGATTACTTTGCCAAAGAAGACTATGAGCAAGCTAATTTAATCCAAAGGCTAGACATAGAAGCAAGAAAAATTTTTACGACTCCGCTGGGTAGCTTTGAACTATTTCCTAAATGGATTTCCCAAAGACTGAAAAACGCCGTAGAATTGAAGAGTTCTGGAATCTTGGAATTTAAGAGTGATGATGAAGCAGAGGAATTTGCCAATGGAGCCGTTGCTTATGCCAAGCAACGAGCAGAGAGTCTTCTGGTCGCCGTTCGAGAGGAAACGATTCGCGAGGTTGAGAAAGCACGTTCAAAATTAATGAGTTTTTTGGAACAAGAAACAAACCCCATTATTGAAAGAGCACGTACCCGTCTTAATAAATCTTTTGATATCACCCTTTCTCTACCCCCTCCTGTTGTAGATACATCTGACCATATATCTGTTAATAGACCTCCCATTAGAAGCCAAACCAAAACCATAGGTCAGGGATATGAAGAAGTAACAGTTAACAAAAGAGTGTGGTGGCATTGGCTTTGGATAATACCAATCGATCTTACAGAAAAACGAAAGCGTCCTGACAAGAATGTAGATTATTATACGGTTTCACTAAATGAGTTGATTCCTGAAATCAATTATTCAATGGAAGCGAGTATTACTGCTCTTGAAGAAAGTTTGAATAAGTATCTTGATGATGATTTCCAACAGCGGGTTGATCAATTTTTTGCCTCTTTGGATGCCTATTTAAGTAACTACAGGGATAGCTTAAAGCAGGCTCAGGAAGATCAGCAACTTGCTGCTGAGGAGAAGAAAACGCTTATCAGTGGGTTGAACTCAATTGTCCCAGAGGCAACTGCACAAATAAAAAAGTGTAGAACTTATGCTGAGTCTGCCAATTCATTACTCCTAAGACAGTGA
- a CDS encoding DUF433 domain-containing protein codes for MTFTTDTPVTWQYLEIDAQNQATIAQSRVSVAQLIQEKHAHGWSPEELHFQHPEISLAAIYSALSYYYTYQPQIDAQIAQQQEEIQNLQADLITIGVGHHTADFKQRLQQKRKSYEL; via the coding sequence ATGACATTCACCACCGATACTCCTGTAACTTGGCAATACCTAGAGATTGATGCTCAAAATCAGGCAACCATTGCCCAGAGTCGCGTTTCAGTTGCCCAACTAATTCAAGAAAAACACGCCCACGGCTGGAGTCCAGAAGAACTGCACTTTCAACACCCAGAAATTTCCCTCGCTGCCATTTATTCTGCCCTCAGTTATTACTACACCTATCAACCCCAAATTGATGCTCAAATTGCCCAACAACAGGAAGAAATCCAGAACCTGCAAGCTGATTTAATTACAATAGGAGTCGGTCATCATACTGCCGATTTTAAACAAAGGCTTCAGCAAAAGAGGAAAAGCTATGAACTTTGA
- a CDS encoding ATP-binding protein, which yields MAACKRRNLTQQQEFFREISGTIESGFAEVCQRFGVMETQITQLLQGLERTLESLVEEIRSHFDAANPHLSLAEWRAIAELMLPNRQVFLTANPAFKRVDVYVPLALVELYPTKERKPGLSLENREQWEREEERMTPISEDEFFNQVLRQGKTPQSQGRRIAVIGEPGSGKTTRLQAIANGIFGLGLTWHNLPNRP from the coding sequence ATGGCAGCCTGTAAAAGGAGAAACCTCACCCAGCAGCAGGAGTTTTTTAGGGAGATTTCCGGCACAATTGAGTCGGGTTTTGCCGAAGTCTGTCAACGGTTCGGGGTGATGGAAACCCAGATAACTCAGTTGTTGCAAGGACTGGAAAGAACCCTCGAAAGTTTGGTGGAGGAAATTCGATCGCATTTTGATGCCGCTAACCCCCATCTTTCCTTAGCAGAATGGCGAGCGATTGCGGAGTTAATGCTGCCTAACCGACAGGTATTCTTAACGGCTAATCCGGCATTTAAGCGGGTGGATGTTTATGTGCCGTTGGCATTGGTGGAGCTATACCCAACTAAGGAACGGAAACCGGGGCTAAGTCTGGAAAACCGAGAACAGTGGGAACGGGAAGAAGAGAGAATGACTCCTATCAGTGAGGATGAGTTTTTTAATCAGGTTTTGCGACAGGGAAAAACTCCCCAAAGTCAGGGGCGACGGATTGCCGTTATTGGTGAACCGGGGTCAGGAAAAACCACACGGTTACAGGCGATCGCCAATGGGATATTCGGGCTTGGGTTGACTTGGCACAATTTACCCAACCGACCCTAG
- a CDS encoding NACHT domain-containing protein yields MTVAMAVARDILKLTIGGGCVLGSLAFPSLVATEGMVWGNILATALGNVAAGNTANAIDALIDAREGGVSLENQDLTKAVGKAIAAVITLAAKQQGGKTRQYLEKIAAQAKDNWVAIAQQELTKQRYPDLREAQLDQFLTPQEYQLTQQGNLTATEWGDIFIRLNMAACKGGGFPIPAEVRQQVADLLHTTFPKALRETLKEDFAKDGKAFAGLTLQLLTGMQAQLRQLQANQGGVNVEEFSQILQQFQELETQLRGSVSQQQAFFREISRDIESGFAEVCQRLGVMETTISDLLQTLEERLEELRQEVTEFRQEVRQGLEALHNQPGGRSLSKQEYRDRQNILTQMRTEVESRLTQSIHRAAIVNLGKEQQPQQVQRPWDMSVKVGEQRSVKLPPQTTILDVFDNPTISGKFLILGKPGGGKTTTLLELAEALLERAEGDSDAPIPVILELSTWQEVTKRKFLSFGEGEKYDPSIKEWVLSQLISKGVSQDIGEQWLREKELVLLLDGLDELQPERQGKCVRAINQFLGSEFSPLHLVVCSRKEEYEVYEEKLHLNGAICLEDLTNEQIRDYFASVNLGEFWESIKGSEKIVNFIRQPLFLAVTSLAYQQIDVEEWWNCNTEERAIDYLLGVYRAEMLSKKKKSKWYKFCDIPKYWATQNRLIKIAKIMKKEELKSFNFGQISLEILDSGFLKTIINSISFLPILIFLLYVLTQIIFLLFSMEDIIINHPMLGLFYFILLALLTFVYNGLLTFLDPLSIATDELTSNIKPQFYIIGSFLMITQFYFIESLNIKNNVKEEWQKDFEKRTSEIKRNLNSSSDGLGYFSIALSLLQLIKAVPILLEFAPNLFFAVIAMIFWIITATIVTMLVIPFVVLVAYVYLFTFGQLFRYLFIILHPAICLILFPIPFVFILLLELYNLFRRLILRLILGLTGQMPWNITRFLDYCTERLILQRVGNRYRFIHRLVQEHFANLEIQKE; encoded by the coding sequence ATGACAGTAGCAATGGCTGTAGCGCGAGATATCCTCAAATTAACCATTGGTGGGGGGTGCGTCCTGGGTAGCTTGGCGTTCCCCTCCCTAGTCGCGACAGAAGGGATGGTCTGGGGAAACATCTTAGCCACGGCGTTAGGGAATGTGGCGGCGGGGAATACGGCTAATGCGATCGATGCTTTAATCGATGCACGAGAGGGGGGAGTTTCCCTAGAAAATCAGGATTTAACCAAAGCAGTCGGAAAAGCCATAGCTGCCGTTATCACCCTCGCAGCCAAACAACAGGGCGGCAAAACCCGCCAATATCTGGAAAAAATTGCTGCCCAAGCCAAGGATAACTGGGTTGCGATCGCCCAACAGGAACTCACCAAACAACGTTACCCCGACCTGCGAGAAGCCCAACTCGACCAATTCCTTACCCCCCAAGAATACCAACTCACCCAACAAGGCAACCTCACCGCTACCGAATGGGGTGATATTTTTATCCGCCTCAACATGGCAGCCTGTAAAGGGGGTGGCTTTCCCATTCCCGCAGAGGTGCGTCAACAAGTCGCCGATTTACTCCATACCACCTTCCCCAAAGCCTTGCGGGAAACCCTGAAAGAAGACTTTGCCAAGGATGGGAAAGCCTTTGCGGGGTTAACCTTGCAGTTACTCACGGGAATGCAGGCACAACTGAGGCAACTGCAAGCGAATCAAGGGGGGGTGAATGTTGAGGAGTTCAGCCAAATCCTGCAACAGTTTCAGGAATTGGAAACCCAGTTACGGGGAAGTGTTAGCCAGCAGCAGGCGTTTTTTCGGGAGATTTCCCGTGATATTGAGTCCGGTTTTGCGGAAGTCTGTCAACGGTTGGGGGTAATGGAAACCACCATCAGCGACTTGTTACAAACCCTAGAGGAACGCCTAGAGGAGTTGCGCCAAGAAGTGACGGAATTTCGTCAAGAGGTGCGGCAGGGGTTGGAGGCGCTGCACAATCAACCGGGGGGGCGATCGTTATCTAAACAGGAGTATCGCGATCGTCAAAATATCTTGACTCAGATGCGAACCGAGGTAGAAAGCCGTTTAACCCAGTCTATCCACCGGGCGGCGATCGTGAATTTGGGCAAAGAACAGCAACCCCAGCAGGTGCAACGTCCTTGGGATATGTCGGTGAAAGTGGGGGAACAGCGCAGCGTTAAGTTACCCCCCCAGACGACGATTCTGGATGTGTTTGATAATCCCACCATTTCCGGCAAGTTCCTGATTTTGGGCAAACCGGGGGGCGGCAAAACCACGACCTTATTAGAGTTAGCGGAAGCCTTGCTTGAGCGCGCAGAAGGGGATAGCGATGCCCCCATTCCGGTGATTTTGGAGCTTTCCACTTGGCAGGAGGTGACAAAACGGAAGTTTTTGTCCTTTGGAGAGGGGGAAAAATATGACCCTTCGATTAAGGAGTGGGTTCTGTCTCAGCTTATAAGTAAAGGGGTGAGTCAGGACATCGGGGAACAGTGGCTTCGGGAGAAGGAGTTAGTGCTGTTGTTGGATGGGTTGGATGAATTGCAACCGGAACGTCAGGGGAAGTGTGTCCGGGCAATTAATCAGTTTTTAGGCAGTGAGTTTTCGCCGTTGCATTTGGTGGTGTGCAGTCGCAAGGAGGAATATGAAGTCTATGAGGAGAAGTTGCACTTAAATGGGGCAATTTGTTTGGAGGATTTGACGAATGAGCAAATTCGGGATTATTTTGCTTCGGTTAATCTAGGAGAGTTTTGGGAGAGTATCAAGGGGTCGGAGAAGATTGTCAATTTTATTCGCCAACCGTTGTTTTTGGCGGTTACGAGTCTTGCCTATCAGCAGATTGACGTTGAGGAGTGGTGGAATTGTAATACGGAAGAGAGGGCGATCGATTACTTGTTGGGTGTTTATCGGGCGGAGATGCTGAGTAAAAAGAAAAAAAGCAAATGGTATAAATTTTGTGACATACCTAAATATTGGGCTACACAAAATAGATTAATCAAGATCGCCAAAATCATGAAAAAAGAAGAATTAAAATCATTTAATTTTGGGCAAATAAGCCTAGAAATCTTAGATTCTGGTTTTTTAAAGACAATAATTAATAGCATTTCATTTTTGCCCATCCTTATTTTTTTATTATATGTTTTAACTCAGATTATATTTTTGTTATTTTCAATGGAAGATATAATAATAAATCACCCAATGCTTGGTTTGTTTTACTTCATTTTACTTGCATTATTGACATTTGTATACAACGGTCTATTAACATTTTTAGATCCCTTAAGTATTGCCACTGACGAATTAACAAGTAACATTAAGCCTCAATTTTATATTATTGGATCATTTTTAATGATAACTCAATTTTATTTCATAGAAAGTTTAAATATAAAAAACAATGTTAAAGAAGAATGGCAGAAAGATTTTGAAAAACGCACTAGCGAAATCAAAAGAAATCTTAATAGTTCCAGTGATGGGTTGGGTTATTTTTCTATAGCGTTGTCCCTACTACAACTTATTAAAGCCGTACCAATATTACTAGAATTTGCTCCTAATTTATTCTTTGCTGTAATAGCAATGATTTTTTGGATTATCACTGCTACGATAGTTACAATGTTAGTAATTCCTTTTGTTGTGCTTGTTGCTTATGTTTATTTGTTTACTTTTGGTCAGTTGTTCAGATATTTATTCATTATTTTACATCCTGCAATATGTTTAATATTATTTCCAATACCTTTTGTTTTTATTCTGTTGTTAGAATTATATAACTTATTCCGCCGCTTGATCCTACGTCTTATCCTTGGCTTGACAGGTCAAATGCCCTGGAATATCACCCGCTTCCTCGACTACTGTACAGAACGCCTCATCCTGCAACGAGTCGGGAACCGCTACCGCTTTATCCATCGCCTCGTGCAAGAACACTTCGCCAACCTAGAAATCCAGAAAGAGTAA
- a CDS encoding PIN domain-containing protein: MPTKYLLDTNILIYYFNNQPEVQDVFEEIDSRQAEGFYCPITWVELLCYPGLTEKQAHQMREILRLINCVSLTDCPISGKPTPSSRPLAT, encoded by the coding sequence ATGCCGACTAAATACCTTCTTGATACTAATATCCTGATTTATTATTTTAATAATCAGCCGGAAGTTCAGGATGTATTTGAGGAAATTGACAGCCGACAAGCAGAGGGATTTTACTGTCCAATTACTTGGGTTGAATTGCTTTGTTACCCTGGTCTAACCGAAAAACAAGCCCATCAAATGCGAGAAATTTTAAGGCTAATTAACTGCGTATCATTGACCGATTGTCCAATCAGCGGCAAGCCAACGCCAAGCAGCCGACCATTGGCAACCTGA